Proteins encoded within one genomic window of Conchiformibius steedae:
- a CDS encoding sigma-54-dependent transcriptional regulator, giving the protein MRSTDILIVDDEIGIREVLQETLEDEGYSVALAENAEQARQLRNQTRPAMVLLDIWMPDSDGITLLKEWASNGQLTMPVVMMSGHGSIDTAVEATKIGALDFLEKPIPLQKLFSAVERALKTGETQSAAGASLERLGNSNVIKELGKQLERASAHNSPILLLGESGSPFEAVARFFHKNHTPWIEPVRPDHITDSPLELLQKSANGVLYLGDIAQYNKSVQQSIAFLLTKAERYHARVVCTCSQPLSELVSSPTQDNRLLNVLSSLVISLPPLRQQLDDIPFLVNQITNELAQAQKSAPVRFSADAVGRLCQYDWPGNLEQLKNVVKNLALNSEGNEVGQQAVHKMLGQFMQQNDGEMVNGFDFNLPLRELREELERRYFEYHIRRENQNMSRVAQKVGLERTHLYRKLKQLGISVTRRSAAARHGEHSE; this is encoded by the coding sequence ATGCGAAGTACCGACATTCTTATCGTGGACGATGAAATCGGCATTCGGGAAGTGCTTCAGGAAACGCTGGAAGACGAAGGCTATTCGGTGGCGTTGGCAGAAAACGCCGAACAAGCCCGACAATTACGCAATCAAACCCGTCCTGCCATGGTGCTGTTGGACATCTGGATGCCCGACAGCGACGGCATTACCCTGCTCAAAGAATGGGCAAGCAACGGTCAATTAACCATGCCCGTGGTGATGATGAGCGGGCACGGCAGCATTGATACCGCCGTAGAAGCCACCAAAATCGGCGCATTAGACTTTTTGGAAAAACCCATTCCGCTGCAAAAGCTGTTCAGCGCGGTAGAACGCGCCCTCAAAACAGGCGAAACCCAATCGGCAGCGGGCGCATCGCTGGAACGTTTGGGCAACAGCAACGTCATCAAAGAATTGGGCAAACAGCTGGAACGCGCCTCCGCCCACAACAGCCCCATTCTGCTGTTGGGCGAATCGGGTTCGCCGTTTGAAGCAGTGGCACGTTTTTTCCACAAAAACCACACCCCGTGGATTGAACCCGTCCGCCCCGACCACATCACCGATTCGCCTTTGGAACTGCTGCAAAAATCCGCCAACGGCGTGCTGTATTTGGGCGATATTGCCCAATACAACAAAAGCGTACAGCAAAGCATCGCCTTTTTGCTGACCAAGGCAGAACGTTATCATGCCCGCGTGGTGTGTACTTGCAGCCAGCCCTTATCGGAATTGGTCAGCAGTCCCACGCAGGACAACCGTTTGCTTAACGTTTTGTCTTCGCTGGTGATTAGCCTGCCGCCGCTGCGCCAGCAGTTAGACGACATTCCGTTTTTAGTCAATCAGATTACCAACGAACTGGCGCAGGCGCAAAAATCCGCGCCCGTGCGTTTCAGTGCCGATGCGGTGGGGCGTTTGTGCCAATACGATTGGCCCGGCAATTTGGAACAGCTTAAAAACGTGGTCAAAAACCTTGCTTTAAACAGCGAAGGCAACGAAGTGGGACAACAGGCAGTACACAAAATGCTGGGGCAGTTTATGCAGCAAAACGACGGCGAAATGGTGAACGGCTTTGATTTCAACCTGCCGCTGCGCGAATTGCGTGAAGAATTGGAACGGCGTTATTTTGAATACCATATCCGCCGCGAAAACCAAAACATGAGCCGCGTGGCGCAGAAAGTGGGATTGGAACGCACCCATTTATACCGTAAACTCAAGCAGTTGGGCATTAGCGTAACGCGCCGCAGCGCCGCTGCCCGCCACGGCGAACACAGCGAATAA
- a CDS encoding MliC family protein, translating into MNIKLFAAAAAAVCALAACQSNAKQDNGMNQAHHHNVNKQQGNFQPTPVNMPNEHYSCRNGMGVTIQYIGNDRIALSLNTDNKARAVLSQTRAASGELYTAAQGLYGKPTEWHQKAGEAVFAFSDPYGNKTQTFCRIPVKK; encoded by the coding sequence ATGAACATCAAACTTTTTGCCGCTGCTGCCGCTGCCGTATGTGCTTTGGCTGCCTGCCAATCCAATGCCAAGCAAGACAACGGCATGAACCAAGCCCATCATCACAATGTGAACAAACAGCAAGGCAATTTCCAGCCCACACCGGTAAATATGCCTAACGAGCATTACAGCTGCCGCAACGGTATGGGTGTGACCATTCAATACATCGGCAACGACCGTATTGCTTTGAGCCTGAATACCGATAATAAAGCCCGCGCCGTATTGTCGCAAACCCGCGCCGCTTCCGGCGAACTGTACACCGCTGCACAAGGCTTGTACGGCAAACCGACCGAATGGCATCAAAAAGCAGGCGAAGCCGTATTTGCGTTTAGCGACCCTTACGGCAACAAAACCCAAACTTTCTGCCGTATTCCCGTAAAAAAATAA
- the upp gene encoding uracil phosphoribosyltransferase, which translates to MTKLHIIDHPLVHHKLTLMREADCSTGKFRILTKELSRLMAYEATRDFETETHTINGWCGEIEGRRIKGKTLTVVPILRAGLGMLDGVLDLIPTAKISVVGLQRDEETLQPVSYFEKLVDKMDERPALILDPMLATGGSMVATIDLLKAKGCCHIKALVLVAAPEGVKTVHDAHPDVPIYTAALDSHLNENGYIIPGLGDAGDKIFGTKHG; encoded by the coding sequence ATGACCAAGCTTCACATTATCGACCACCCCCTGGTTCACCACAAACTGACCCTGATGCGCGAAGCCGATTGCAGCACGGGAAAATTCCGCATTTTAACCAAAGAATTATCGCGTCTGATGGCATACGAGGCCACACGCGATTTTGAAACCGAAACCCACACCATTAACGGCTGGTGCGGTGAAATTGAAGGCAGGCGCATCAAAGGCAAAACCTTAACTGTAGTGCCGATTTTACGCGCGGGCTTGGGTATGCTGGATGGCGTGCTGGATTTGATTCCCACCGCCAAAATCAGCGTAGTGGGTTTGCAGCGCGATGAAGAAACTCTGCAACCCGTTTCCTATTTTGAAAAGCTGGTGGACAAAATGGACGAACGCCCCGCGCTGATTCTCGACCCAATGCTGGCAACAGGCGGTTCGATGGTGGCAACCATTGATTTGTTGAAAGCCAAAGGCTGTTGCCATATCAAAGCCCTGGTACTGGTGGCTGCGCCCGAAGGCGTAAAAACCGTACACGATGCCCACCCCGATGTACCGATTTACACCGCTGCGCTGGACAGCCATTTAAATGAAAACGGCTATATTATTCCAGGATTGGGCGATGCGGGGGATAAAATCTTTGGTACGAAACACGGCTAA